In the Candidatus Rhodoblastus alkanivorans genome, one interval contains:
- a CDS encoding glycosyltransferase, whose product MRNFDDMPLCEPSLRILHVLRAPVGGLFRHVLDLAQEQAARGHAVGLIADSRTGGETADRRLARIAPLLRLGVVRLPMRRKPHASDLPAIARVCREIARLKPDVVHGHGSKGGLYARASGFVPGLGDPLRVYTPHGGSFHQQPGRALYMAVERVVASQTDLLLFESEFIAREYAKGVGPTRALRRIARNGLLPNEFAPVAAAPEGAEFLYVGELSAYKGVDTLIEALAALHRSGAAKARLAIVGSGCELARLAAIVEHYDLNRHVAFHGALPARDAFALGRIVVAPSRAESLPYIVMEAIAADKTVIATDVGGVAEIFGPLRDRLIPRDDPAALARAMAAALRRDPADAAAERAALSRQVATHFSVKVMADSALAAYAQGLSRKGRAPAALSEAAI is encoded by the coding sequence GTGCGGAATTTCGATGATATGCCTTTGTGTGAGCCAAGCCTGCGCATTCTCCATGTGCTCAGAGCGCCGGTCGGCGGCCTGTTCCGCCATGTGCTCGACCTCGCGCAGGAGCAGGCGGCGCGCGGCCACGCGGTCGGTTTGATCGCGGATTCGCGCACCGGCGGCGAAACCGCCGACCGTCGGCTCGCCCGGATCGCGCCTTTGCTGCGGCTCGGCGTCGTCCGCCTCCCCATGCGCCGCAAGCCGCACGCCAGCGATCTCCCGGCGATCGCCCGCGTCTGCCGCGAGATCGCCCGGCTCAAGCCGGACGTCGTTCACGGCCACGGCTCCAAGGGCGGTCTTTACGCCCGCGCCTCGGGCTTCGTCCCAGGGCTCGGCGATCCCTTGCGCGTCTATACGCCGCATGGCGGCAGTTTCCATCAGCAGCCGGGCCGCGCCCTCTATATGGCGGTCGAGCGGGTCGTCGCCAGCCAGACCGATCTCCTGCTGTTCGAGAGCGAGTTCATCGCCCGTGAATACGCCAAGGGCGTCGGGCCGACGCGGGCGCTGCGGCGCATCGCCAGGAACGGCTTGCTCCCGAACGAATTCGCCCCGGTCGCCGCCGCGCCGGAGGGAGCTGAATTCCTCTATGTCGGCGAACTGTCCGCCTATAAGGGCGTGGATACGTTGATCGAGGCGCTGGCCGCCCTTCATCGCAGCGGCGCGGCCAAGGCGCGGCTCGCCATCGTCGGCTCGGGCTGCGAACTCGCCCGCCTCGCCGCCATCGTCGAACATTACGACCTCAACCGCCACGTCGCCTTTCATGGCGCGCTTCCCGCCCGCGACGCCTTTGCGCTGGGCCGGATCGTGGTGGCGCCGAGCCGCGCGGAATCCCTGCCCTATATCGTCATGGAGGCGATCGCCGCCGACAAGACCGTCATCGCCACCGACGTCGGCGGCGTCGCCGAGATTTTCGGCCCCTTGCGCGACCGCCTCATCCCGCGCGACGACCCGGCGGCCCTGGCGCGGGCCATGGCCGCGGCCTTGCGCCGCGATCCGGCGGACGCCGCCGCCGAACGCGCCGCCCTGTCGCGCCAGGTCGCGACCCATTTCAGCGTCAAGGTCATGGCCGATTCGGCGCTCGCCGCCTATGCACAAGGCCTTTCGCGAAAAGGCCGCGCGCCGGCGGCGCTTTCGGAGGCCGCGATATGA
- a CDS encoding DUF423 domain-containing protein, which translates to MGKILDALNACAGLFGFCGVAAAAAAAHVSGAENLRSVALILLVHAAALLAITARAREASPGARLWFVSALAIALGAALFSAAVTLLTLRGPGPFLWAAPVGGTTTMLGWLVVCAAGLVDLFRRYP; encoded by the coding sequence ATGGGAAAAATCCTTGACGCCCTGAACGCCTGCGCCGGCCTGTTCGGGTTCTGCGGCGTCGCCGCCGCGGCCGCCGCAGCCCATGTGTCGGGCGCCGAAAATCTTCGCTCCGTCGCACTCATCCTGCTGGTCCACGCCGCCGCTCTGCTCGCCATCACCGCCCGCGCCCGGGAGGCCTCGCCGGGCGCGCGGCTGTGGTTCGTCTCGGCGCTGGCGATCGCGCTCGGCGCGGCGCTGTTTTCCGCCGCCGTGACGCTCCTGACCCTGCGCGGCCCCGGTCCCTTCCTGTGGGCGGCGCCGGTCGGCGGGACGACCACCATGCTCGGCTGGCTCGTCGTCTGCGCCGCCGGTCTCGTCGACCTCTTCAGACGCTACCCTTAA
- a CDS encoding O-antigen ligase family protein: MSEIGLAAPRPTPFPARRWTLDYRKLVNGLFWLTMASGSVVFFEPAPFDILILITIALWGFGGFTVHRAILPFVLFLSLWVLGGFIGLIPYWNEPDPVSFMFHTLFISSTGLFYALFLTDQTSRRAEVLLSAYAASCVLAAAVAVTTWLAAFDGSGDWVKDGRAMAPFKDPNVLGSYMVTGVLYLVQRLLLGRTRYWQLVLPSLALILAALFLSFSRGSWGAAVVSTTMIIAFLVMTADSRRMRLRIVAGAAAVVFTVFLGIMGALSSPDIRAFFFKRAEVEQSYDSGPNGRFGNQERSIPMLLALPNGFGPLRFRLTFGLEPHNSYINAFASNGWLGGFAFISMVLSTCFVGFRLCLTRHPWTRQAQVLFSATFVFFLQGLQIDIDHWRMFYVSLGAVWGLEAARRRWLARVPPQGEQVAEPAGQAARPPGSAAGRSEPHAAARRRSSISP, encoded by the coding sequence ATGAGCGAAATCGGCCTCGCCGCGCCCAGACCGACGCCCTTCCCGGCCCGCCGCTGGACCCTGGATTACCGCAAGCTGGTCAATGGCTTGTTCTGGCTGACCATGGCCAGTGGCTCGGTCGTGTTCTTCGAGCCCGCGCCTTTCGATATCCTGATTCTCATCACCATCGCGCTATGGGGTTTCGGCGGCTTCACCGTCCACCGCGCCATCCTGCCCTTCGTCCTGTTCCTGTCGCTCTGGGTCCTCGGCGGCTTCATCGGCCTCATTCCCTATTGGAACGAACCCGACCCCGTCAGCTTCATGTTCCATACGCTGTTCATCAGCTCGACCGGCCTGTTCTATGCGCTGTTCCTCACCGATCAGACCTCGCGCCGCGCGGAGGTGCTGCTTTCGGCTTACGCCGCCTCCTGCGTCCTCGCGGCGGCGGTCGCGGTGACGACCTGGCTCGCGGCATTCGACGGGAGCGGCGATTGGGTCAAGGACGGGCGCGCCATGGCGCCCTTCAAGGACCCGAACGTGCTCGGCTCCTATATGGTCACCGGCGTGCTCTATCTCGTCCAGCGCCTGCTGCTCGGCCGCACCCGCTACTGGCAGCTCGTTCTGCCGAGCCTCGCCCTGATCCTCGCCGCCTTGTTCCTGTCCTTCTCGCGCGGCTCATGGGGCGCGGCCGTCGTCTCTACGACGATGATCATCGCCTTTCTCGTCATGACCGCCGATTCGCGCCGGATGCGCCTGCGGATCGTGGCCGGGGCGGCTGCCGTCGTTTTCACCGTTTTCCTCGGGATCATGGGCGCGCTGAGCTCGCCCGACATACGCGCCTTCTTCTTCAAGCGCGCCGAAGTCGAGCAAAGCTACGACAGCGGCCCGAACGGGCGCTTCGGCAACCAGGAACGCTCGATCCCGATGCTGCTTGCCCTGCCCAATGGCTTCGGGCCCCTGCGCTTCCGGCTGACTTTCGGGCTGGAGCCGCATAATTCCTATATCAACGCTTTCGCCTCCAACGGCTGGCTCGGCGGCTTCGCCTTCATCAGCATGGTGCTCTCGACCTGTTTCGTCGGCTTCCGGCTTTGCCTCACCCGACATCCCTGGACCAGGCAGGCGCAGGTGCTGTTCTCGGCGACCTTCGTGTTTTTCCTGCAGGGCCTCCAGATCGACATCGACCATTGGCGCATGTTTTACGTGTCGCTCGGCGCCGTCTGGGGCCTCGAAGCGGCGCGACGCCGTTGGCTCGCGCGAGTTCCGCCCCAAGGGGAGCAGGTTGCGGAACCGGCGGGGCAGGCGGCGCGTCCGCCAGGCTCCGCCGCCGGAAGGTCCGAGCCTCACGCCGCCGCGCGGCGGCGCTCCAGCATTTCGCCATAG
- a CDS encoding undecaprenyl-phosphate glucose phosphotransferase, with product MRPGPPAEAVTQNRRNAAFSGFALAASARAAEFAAVLLLGLALRQGLAPGGDVAPVLVVPFVAVAFSLFARASGAYSLAILRKPFQGWLRAAFTWAGAALATLALGVILGAEGLSREWFGVWTATGLPALFFIRLGAALAAFLLARRGKLDRYVVIVGGGRPAEDLLRALSEPPLPDTRILGLFDDRGDDRTPDVVAGYPKLGTIDDLIGFARNVRVDQILFALPVHAETRILDILRRLWVLPTDIRLAAHANRLRFRPRAYSFLGEAPLFDLLDKPMSEAAIATKAAFDRVVGLAVALLFAPVMLAVAAGVKLTSPGPVLFRQERFGFNNERITIYKFRSLHLDRCDLEASRLVTRDDPRVTPFGRFIRRTSLDELPQLFNVLKGDLSLVGPRPHAPGAKAADCEYEKVVDGYFARHRVKPGVTGWAQVKGWRGETDTFEKIQRRVDHDLDYIENWSIWLDLAILALTPFALARSPNAY from the coding sequence ATGCGACCTGGCCCCCCGGCGGAAGCCGTCACGCAGAACCGGCGCAATGCCGCCTTTTCGGGCTTCGCGCTGGCGGCGTCGGCGCGGGCCGCCGAATTCGCCGCGGTGCTGCTCCTCGGCCTCGCCCTGCGCCAGGGCCTCGCGCCGGGCGGCGATGTCGCGCCTGTCCTCGTCGTTCCCTTCGTCGCCGTCGCCTTTTCGCTTTTCGCACGCGCTTCCGGCGCCTATTCGCTCGCCATCCTGCGCAAGCCTTTTCAGGGCTGGCTGCGCGCCGCTTTCACCTGGGCCGGCGCCGCGCTCGCCACTCTGGCGCTCGGCGTCATCCTCGGCGCCGAGGGGCTTTCGCGCGAGTGGTTCGGCGTGTGGACGGCGACAGGTCTTCCAGCCCTTTTCTTCATCCGCCTTGGCGCAGCGCTCGCCGCTTTCCTGCTCGCCCGGCGCGGAAAACTCGACCGTTATGTGGTGATCGTCGGCGGCGGCCGGCCCGCCGAAGACCTGCTGCGCGCCTTGTCCGAGCCGCCCCTGCCGGACACCCGCATTCTCGGCCTGTTCGACGATCGCGGCGACGACCGGACTCCCGATGTGGTCGCCGGCTATCCCAAGCTCGGGACCATCGACGATCTGATCGGTTTCGCCCGCAATGTCCGGGTCGATCAGATTCTCTTCGCGCTGCCCGTCCATGCCGAGACGCGCATCCTCGACATCCTGCGCCGCCTCTGGGTGCTGCCGACCGACATTCGCCTCGCGGCCCACGCCAATCGCCTGCGCTTCCGGCCGCGCGCCTATTCCTTCCTCGGCGAGGCGCCCCTGTTCGACCTGCTCGACAAGCCGATGTCCGAGGCGGCGATCGCGACCAAGGCCGCGTTCGACCGCGTCGTCGGCCTCGCCGTCGCGCTGCTGTTCGCGCCGGTCATGCTGGCGGTGGCGGCGGGGGTGAAGCTGACCTCGCCGGGGCCCGTCCTGTTCCGGCAGGAAAGGTTCGGCTTCAACAACGAGCGGATCACGATCTATAAGTTCCGCTCGCTCCATCTCGATCGCTGCGACCTCGAAGCCAGCCGGCTGGTGACCCGCGACGATCCGCGCGTGACGCCGTTCGGCCGCTTCATCCGGCGAACGTCGCTCGACGAATTGCCGCAGCTTTTCAATGTGCTGAAGGGCGATCTCTCGCTGGTCGGCCCGCGCCCCCACGCGCCCGGAGCCAAGGCGGCGGATTGCGAATATGAAAAGGTCGTGGACGGCTATTTCGCCCGCCACCGCGTCAAGCCCGGCGTCACCGGCTGGGCCCAGGTCAAGGGCTGGCGCGGCGAGACCGACACATTCGAGAAAATCCAGCGCCGGGTCGATCACGATCTCGACTATATCGAGAACTGGTCGATCTGGCTCGACCTCGCCATCCTTGCCCTCACACCCTTTGCTTTGGCGCGGAGTCCCAACGCTTATTGA
- a CDS encoding exopolysaccharide transport family protein produces the protein MSARQSDFEMDDARDEIDLGGVAAALGRRKRLILTATIGAAAAAVLFCLVVKPSYMAESRILVENQETYFTSAAPEGARVESTEALDAEAINSQIQLLTSRDLARRAVKALHLQGNPEFDPAASGLGLLLRPLALLGFGRRPTDDSIDDRLLTNFINHLTVMSPAKTRVLQVEFTSHDPELAARGANTVAKIYIDMKSRAKREDAHQAAQALKPLIASLEVKVAQADARVEAFRARTGLYESSENTSVPTQQLGEIATKLAEARAAQSEALAKAHSLRDLLRKGRLGDAGDIAKNDLVRRIADQRVAVRAQLAAESRTLLPGHPRIKELQAQLSDLDAQLRAAVDKAARGFEDDAHVASARVVNLEALLQEQKGAVGASNIDAAKLFELQRDSKILKDQLASLSSKYQAALARDLGDSAPPDARIISRALAPSQPVFPKKVPITIFAALAGLFFSVAYVIAGELSGGRRQRQAEGAPAPVEAPEFAPIAELKRGLAGFGEEKLEDEPGAAREKVDTDLSQKRRENKESPGFFERIKQVAAEYAAPAAPLDPEEAEDAAPAVALEPEEVVFAAPATPEPEPEAVTAAVVAAEAAAPAPRNARSALSRAFIQRVAAFAADGGAKLLVVSDPAAAPACAALALARALAREGRAILVQIDDSDHALAAELAAAQDIDVFEDAQLGLAQLLSGEASFAETIYRDGASRLHIIQSGGAVSAEPADIDLVLDALQATYDFAIVASGAGPEATRIARDADLTVIYAEDARARDFLSDDFAAAGARTVLLAGRDSLGEIAEMAA, from the coding sequence ATGAGCGCGCGGCAAAGCGATTTCGAGATGGATGACGCCCGGGACGAGATCGATCTCGGCGGCGTCGCGGCGGCGCTCGGGCGCAGGAAACGCCTCATCCTGACCGCGACCATCGGCGCGGCGGCGGCGGCCGTCCTGTTCTGCCTGGTCGTGAAGCCGAGCTATATGGCCGAATCGCGCATCCTGGTCGAGAATCAGGAAACCTATTTCACCAGCGCGGCCCCCGAGGGCGCCCGCGTCGAATCGACCGAGGCGCTCGACGCCGAAGCGATCAACAGCCAGATTCAGCTCCTCACCTCGCGCGACCTCGCGCGCAGGGCCGTCAAGGCGCTTCATCTTCAGGGCAATCCGGAATTCGATCCCGCCGCCAGCGGCCTCGGCCTGCTCCTGCGGCCGCTCGCCCTGCTGGGCTTCGGCCGCCGCCCCACGGACGATTCGATCGATGACCGGCTGCTGACCAATTTCATCAATCATCTCACCGTGATGTCGCCCGCCAAGACCCGGGTGCTTCAGGTCGAATTCACCTCGCACGATCCCGAACTCGCCGCGCGCGGCGCCAATACGGTCGCGAAAATCTATATCGACATGAAGTCGCGGGCCAAGCGCGAGGACGCCCATCAGGCGGCGCAGGCGCTCAAACCCCTGATCGCTTCACTCGAGGTGAAGGTCGCCCAGGCCGACGCCAGGGTCGAAGCCTTCCGCGCCAGGACCGGGCTTTACGAGAGCAGCGAAAACACCAGCGTGCCGACCCAGCAGCTCGGTGAAATCGCGACCAAGCTCGCGGAGGCGCGCGCCGCGCAATCGGAGGCGCTCGCCAAGGCGCACAGCCTGCGCGACCTGCTCAGAAAGGGGCGGCTCGGCGACGCCGGCGACATCGCCAAAAACGATCTGGTGCGGAGAATCGCGGACCAGCGCGTCGCGGTGCGCGCGCAGCTCGCGGCGGAATCGCGCACTCTGCTGCCGGGCCATCCGCGCATCAAGGAGCTTCAGGCGCAATTGTCCGACCTCGACGCGCAATTGCGCGCGGCGGTGGACAAGGCGGCGCGCGGCTTCGAGGACGACGCCCATGTCGCCTCGGCGCGGGTCGTCAATCTGGAGGCTTTGCTCCAGGAGCAGAAAGGCGCGGTCGGCGCCTCCAACATCGACGCCGCCAAACTGTTCGAACTGCAGCGCGACTCCAAGATCCTGAAGGATCAGCTCGCCAGCCTGTCCTCGAAATATCAGGCGGCGCTCGCCCGCGACCTCGGCGATTCGGCGCCGCCCGACGCGCGGATCATTTCCCGGGCGCTGGCGCCGAGCCAGCCGGTGTTCCCCAAAAAAGTTCCGATCACCATTTTCGCGGCGCTCGCCGGCCTGTTCTTCTCCGTCGCCTATGTCATCGCCGGCGAATTGTCCGGCGGTCGCCGCCAGCGGCAGGCGGAGGGCGCGCCCGCGCCGGTCGAGGCGCCGGAATTCGCCCCGATCGCGGAACTGAAACGCGGCCTCGCCGGATTTGGCGAAGAGAAGCTGGAAGACGAGCCCGGAGCGGCGCGCGAAAAAGTGGATACCGATTTGTCGCAAAAGCGCCGAGAAAACAAAGAAAGCCCCGGCTTTTTCGAGCGCATCAAGCAGGTGGCGGCGGAATATGCCGCGCCCGCCGCGCCGCTCGATCCGGAGGAAGCGGAAGACGCCGCGCCTGCCGTCGCGCTCGAACCGGAGGAAGTGGTATTTGCCGCGCCCGCCACGCCCGAGCCTGAGCCGGAGGCCGTGACGGCGGCCGTCGTCGCGGCCGAGGCGGCGGCGCCCGCGCCGCGCAACGCACGCTCCGCCCTTTCGCGCGCCTTCATCCAGCGGGTCGCCGCATTCGCCGCCGACGGCGGAGCCAAGCTTCTGGTGGTGAGCGATCCCGCCGCGGCGCCCGCCTGCGCCGCTCTGGCGCTGGCGCGCGCCCTGGCCCGCGAGGGCCGCGCCATCCTCGTCCAGATCGACGATTCCGACCACGCTCTGGCGGCCGAGCTAGCGGCGGCCCAGGATATCGACGTCTTCGAGGATGCCCAGCTCGGGCTGGCGCAGCTCTTGTCGGGGGAAGCCTCCTTCGCCGAGACGATTTATCGCGACGGGGCCTCGCGGCTGCACATCATCCAGTCGGGCGGCGCGGTCTCGGCCGAACCAGCCGACATCGATCTGGTGCTCGACGCGCTCCAGGCGACCTATGATTTCGCCATCGTCGCTTCGGGCGCCGGCCCCGAAGCGACGCGAATCGCGCGCGACGCCGACCTCACGGTGATTTATGCCGAGGATGCGCGGGCGCGCGATTTCCTGTCCGACGATTTCGCCGCCGCCGGGGCGCGGACGGTCCTGCTCGCCGGACGCGATTCGCTTGGCGAAATCGCCGAAATGGCGGCATGA
- a CDS encoding DUF4260 domain-containing protein, which translates to MATHSLASSPDQGDSPAAAATGAVKWLLRAEGALVLALATLAYHRLGGGWALFALLFLAPDLTMLGYLIDPRWGARVYNFGHTYLTPTILAVAGYALATPALYGIALIWIAHIGTDRLLGFGLKYPTGFGATHLGSNGRDQSAFFAVSSR; encoded by the coding sequence TTGGCGACACATTCGCTTGCCTCCTCCCCGGACCAAGGCGATTCGCCCGCGGCAGCCGCGACCGGCGCCGTCAAATGGCTGTTGCGAGCGGAAGGCGCGCTGGTCCTGGCCCTGGCCACCTTGGCCTACCACCGCCTGGGCGGCGGCTGGGCGCTGTTCGCTTTGCTTTTTCTCGCCCCCGACCTGACCATGCTGGGTTATCTGATCGACCCGCGCTGGGGCGCCAGGGTCTATAATTTCGGCCATACCTATCTGACGCCGACGATTCTCGCCGTGGCGGGATATGCGCTGGCGACGCCTGCGCTTTATGGAATCGCCTTGATCTGGATCGCGCATATCGGGACGGACCGGCTTTTAGGTTTTGGCCTCAAATATCCGACCGGATTCGGCGCCACCCATCTGGGATCGAACGGACGGGATCAGTCCGCCTTTTTCGCCGTCAGCTCGCGATAA
- a CDS encoding glutathione peroxidase: MTEFSEIDVRSIDGQAKRMADFDGKVLLIVNVASKCGFTPQYAGLEALQQRFAGRGFDVLGFPCDQFGHQEPGDEAEIRNFCTLNYGVTFPMFAKIEVNGDNAHPLYRHLKKAAPGLLGTESIKWNFTKFLVGRDGKVVKRYAPNDKPEDIVGDIEKSLG, translated from the coding sequence ATGACCGAATTCTCGGAGATCGACGTCCGCTCCATCGACGGGCAGGCCAAAAGAATGGCTGATTTCGACGGCAAGGTCCTGCTGATCGTCAATGTCGCCAGCAAATGCGGCTTCACCCCGCAATATGCCGGGCTGGAGGCGCTGCAACAAAGATTCGCCGGGCGCGGCTTCGATGTTCTGGGCTTTCCCTGCGACCAGTTCGGCCATCAGGAGCCGGGCGACGAGGCCGAGATCAGGAATTTCTGCACCCTGAACTATGGCGTGACCTTCCCGATGTTCGCCAAGATCGAGGTCAATGGCGACAACGCTCACCCGCTCTATCGCCATCTCAAGAAGGCGGCGCCCGGCCTGCTCGGGACCGAATCGATCAAATGGAATTTCACCAAATTCCTGGTCGGCCGCGACGGCAAGGTCGTGAAGCGCTATGCGCCGAACGACAAGCCCGAGGACATTGTGGGCGACATCGAAAAGTCGCTCGGATAA
- a CDS encoding glycosyltransferase family 4 protein — translation MSANSSGINIVIAIDHASITGGQAKVALESALGLKKARYNPIVFAAAAPVDPRLAEAGIEVICLDQADLLGNESKAAAAVQGTWNFRAETEMRRLLSRLKGEKTIVHVHGWAKALSASIARPIQQSGLPAVYTMHEYFMFCPNGGFYNYQQNHVCELTPLSAACWATHCDSRTYPRKVWRCLRQTVMERVARLPRTFDDFILISRFQAGVVAHRLPNGARVHAISNPIDCLDLGRKPQAASGDFLFVGRVSTEKGPLLFAEAARKAGVTPVFAGDGPALEAVRATYPEARLLGWKSPDEVKVLMRNARALVFPSLWFEGQPLTVLEAKAMGTPIIVSDGCAGREEVENGVSGLWFQSANPDSLAQSLVKAKDDALVTSMSNACYDQFWADPPTLARHVERLGAVYGEMLERRRAAA, via the coding sequence ATGAGCGCAAACAGCTCCGGCATCAATATCGTCATCGCGATCGATCACGCCTCGATCACCGGCGGGCAGGCCAAGGTGGCGCTGGAAAGCGCGCTCGGGCTCAAAAAGGCGCGCTATAATCCGATCGTCTTCGCCGCCGCCGCGCCGGTCGATCCGCGTCTCGCCGAGGCCGGGATCGAGGTGATCTGCCTCGACCAGGCCGACCTGCTCGGCAATGAATCGAAGGCGGCGGCCGCCGTGCAGGGAACCTGGAATTTCCGGGCCGAGACGGAAATGCGCAGGCTGCTCTCGCGCCTGAAGGGCGAAAAGACCATCGTCCATGTCCACGGCTGGGCCAAGGCGCTTTCGGCTTCGATCGCGCGGCCGATCCAACAGTCGGGCCTGCCGGCGGTCTATACGATGCATGAATATTTCATGTTCTGCCCCAATGGCGGCTTCTACAATTATCAGCAGAACCATGTCTGCGAGCTGACCCCGCTGTCGGCGGCGTGCTGGGCGACCCATTGCGATTCCCGCACTTATCCGCGGAAAGTGTGGCGCTGCCTGCGCCAGACGGTGATGGAGCGCGTCGCCCGCCTGCCGCGGACTTTCGACGATTTCATCCTCATCTCGCGCTTTCAGGCCGGCGTGGTCGCCCATCGCCTGCCCAATGGCGCGCGGGTCCATGCAATCTCCAATCCCATCGATTGCCTCGATCTCGGCCGTAAGCCGCAAGCTGCGAGCGGCGATTTTCTGTTCGTCGGGCGCGTATCGACGGAAAAGGGGCCGTTGCTGTTTGCGGAAGCCGCGCGCAAGGCGGGCGTGACCCCGGTCTTCGCCGGCGACGGGCCTGCGCTCGAAGCTGTGCGGGCGACTTATCCGGAGGCGCGGCTGCTCGGCTGGAAATCGCCGGACGAGGTCAAGGTTTTGATGCGCAACGCCCGCGCCCTGGTCTTCCCCTCTTTGTGGTTCGAGGGCCAGCCGCTCACGGTGCTGGAGGCCAAGGCCATGGGCACGCCGATCATCGTCTCGGACGGCTGCGCGGGCCGCGAAGAGGTCGAGAACGGCGTCAGCGGCCTGTGGTTTCAGAGCGCCAATCCGGATTCGCTCGCGCAATCCCTGGTCAAGGCCAAGGACGACGCTTTGGTCACGTCGATGTCCAACGCCTGTTACGACCAATTCTGGGCCGATCCGCCGACGCTCGCGCGCCATGTCGAGCGGCTGGGCGCGGTCTATGGCGAAATGCTGGAGCGCCGCCGCGCGGCGGCGTGA
- a CDS encoding division plane positioning ATPase MipZ — protein sequence MLRKQMYPESARPMTFDASEAPELRTAHVIVVANEKGGSGKSTMSIHLAVALLKAGYRVATIDLDVRQRTLTRFFENRESWARTAPWAVELPRHFAPDRAETASVQDNESADFAVFAEAIGEVEHEYEFVVIDTPASDSYLMRLAHSLADTLISPMNDSFIDMDVLSRVHHDRVKRGMVAQYAEIVIEARRKRRLVDNGLIDWVLVRNRIASLQSNNARQVDHALRKLAVELQFRVAEGLHDRVIFRELFPLGLTALDALETANHTLTPSQLSARREIETLVSDLRLPSRVEGGDYLESRHIWFEALSSYYRELTAKKAD from the coding sequence ATGCTGCGAAAACAAATGTATCCCGAGAGCGCACGCCCGATGACCTTTGACGCCAGCGAAGCGCCCGAGCTGCGGACCGCCCATGTGATCGTCGTCGCCAATGAAAAGGGCGGCTCCGGCAAGTCCACAATGTCGATTCACCTCGCCGTCGCGCTGCTGAAGGCCGGTTATCGGGTGGCGACCATCGATCTCGACGTCCGCCAGCGCACTTTGACCCGCTTTTTCGAGAATCGTGAGTCCTGGGCCCGCACCGCGCCGTGGGCAGTGGAGCTGCCGCGCCATTTCGCGCCGGACCGCGCCGAAACCGCCAGCGTCCAGGATAACGAATCAGCCGATTTCGCGGTTTTCGCCGAGGCGATCGGCGAGGTCGAGCACGAATATGAATTCGTGGTGATCGACACGCCGGCGAGCGATTCCTACCTCATGCGGCTTGCCCATTCGCTGGCCGACACGCTGATTTCGCCGATGAACGACAGTTTCATCGACATGGACGTGCTGTCCCGGGTCCACCACGACCGCGTCAAACGCGGCATGGTGGCGCAATATGCGGAAATCGTGATCGAGGCGCGGCGCAAGCGCCGCCTGGTGGACAATGGCCTGATCGACTGGGTGCTGGTGCGCAACCGTATCGCGAGCCTCCAAAGCAACAACGCCCGCCAGGTCGATCACGCCTTGCGCAAGCTCGCGGTCGAATTGCAGTTCCGCGTCGCCGAGGGCCTGCATGACCGCGTCATTTTCCGCGAACTTTTCCCGCTCGGCCTGACCGCGCTCGACGCGCTGGAGACGGCCAATCACACACTCACGCCGTCGCAACTCTCCGCGCGGCGCGAAATCGAGACCCTGGTCAGCGACCTGCGCCTGCCCTCGCGGGTCGAGGGCGGCGATTACCTCGAATCGCGCCACATCTGGTTCGAGGCGCTTTCTTCCTATTATCGCGAGCTGACGGCGAAAAAGGCGGACTGA
- a CDS encoding polysaccharide biosynthesis/export family protein: protein MRRFLLLACLVLSAALQGCADRRIPAEFQAYADAPYSLGPGDRLRVIVFGQDSLSNSYAVDSSGKIAMPLIGFVPATGRSPSELAREIAARLRAGYIRDPQVSVEVEAYRPFFILGEVTTAGQYPFVNGMSVETAVAIAGGYTARARKDDAQVTRTRGDRTVTVDVPVTTPVRPGDTIYIPERFF, encoded by the coding sequence ATGCGCCGTTTCCTGTTGCTCGCCTGTCTGGTCCTTTCGGCCGCCCTCCAGGGCTGCGCCGATCGCCGGATTCCGGCCGAATTCCAGGCCTATGCGGATGCACCCTATTCGCTCGGCCCGGGCGACCGCCTGCGGGTGATCGTGTTCGGCCAGGATTCGCTGAGCAATTCCTACGCGGTGGACAGTTCCGGCAAGATCGCCATGCCGCTCATCGGCTTTGTTCCCGCCACTGGCCGAAGCCCCTCCGAACTCGCGCGCGAGATCGCGGCGCGCCTGCGCGCCGGCTATATCCGCGATCCCCAGGTTTCGGTCGAGGTCGAGGCCTATCGCCCCTTCTTCATCCTCGGCGAGGTCACCACCGCCGGGCAATATCCCTTCGTCAACGGCATGAGCGTCGAGACCGCCGTGGCCATCGCCGGCGGCTACACCGCGCGCGCCCGGAAGGACGACGCGCAGGTCACCCGCACCCGGGGCGACCGCACGGTCACCGTGGACGTGCCGGTGACGACCCCGGTCCGCCCGGGCGACACCATCTATATTCCCGAGCGGTTCTTCTGA